A genomic window from Methanobrevibacter sp. TLL-48-HuF1 includes:
- a CDS encoding glycosyltransferase family 2 protein produces the protein MTFKISVIMPVYNAEDELNTAIDSIINQSFGFENIELIIVDDCSTDNSRNIITDYANEYENIIPVFLDENSGLPGKPRSLGIKYASADYISFLDSDDEYLKDGLKNLYDTILSEDSDFVIGSHVINLDGDKVKVKFLQSDEKLVNLNPLESQEIFDSLSLNYFVAPWGKMFKKELILDNNITFPEDTLCEDTYFYFKALINSNKISVLPNTQVYMYNTFEHKKTAIHGHDVKKFNRFLKGMYKVNNLLEPVKLSQYVTIGENIGSLLLIFSNLDKKHKMSAVKEIYKFEKHLNCKIDIHRKEIAVLNNKVLNKQFKQAIFISKLYTSLYNNQTIKNLYRKFNIRKNN, from the coding sequence ATGACTTTTAAAATTAGTGTAATAATGCCTGTTTATAATGCTGAAGATGAATTAAACACAGCTATTGATTCAATAATAAATCAGTCTTTCGGTTTTGAAAATATTGAGTTAATAATAGTTGATGACTGTTCAACAGATAATTCCAGAAACATTATAACTGATTATGCTAATGAATATGAGAATATTATTCCTGTTTTTTTAGATGAAAACTCCGGACTTCCAGGTAAGCCACGCAGTTTAGGTATTAAATATGCCAGTGCTGATTATATCTCCTTTTTGGATTCTGATGATGAATATCTTAAAGATGGTCTTAAAAATCTTTATGATACTATTTTAAGTGAAGACTCTGATTTTGTAATCGGATCACATGTCATTAATCTTGATGGGGACAAAGTTAAAGTTAAATTTCTGCAAAGTGATGAAAAATTAGTGAACTTAAATCCTTTGGAATCTCAGGAAATCTTTGACAGCTTAAGTTTAAATTATTTTGTGGCTCCTTGGGGTAAAATGTTTAAAAAAGAATTGATTTTAGATAATAATATAACATTTCCGGAAGATACTTTATGTGAAGACACTTATTTTTATTTTAAAGCACTGATAAATTCAAACAAGATTTCTGTTTTACCTAATACTCAGGTTTACATGTATAATACTTTTGAACATAAAAAAACAGCTATACATGGTCATGATGTTAAAAAATTCAACAGATTCTTAAAAGGTATGTATAAAGTTAATAATCTTTTAGAACCAGTTAAATTATCTCAATATGTAACAATAGGGGAGAATATTGGGAGTTTACTTTTAATCTTTTCTAATTTGGATAAAAAACATAAAATGTCTGCAGTTAAAGAAATTTACAAGTTTGAAAAACATTTAAATTGTAAAATTGATATTCATAGAAAAGAAATAGCTGTTTTAAATAATAAAGTTTTAAATAAACAGTTTAAACAGGCTATTTTTATTTCTAAGCTTTATACTTCCCTTTATAATAATCAGACAATAAAAAATCTTTATAGAAAGTTTAATATTAGGAAAAATAACTGA
- a CDS encoding AAA family ATPase, whose protein sequence is MAAEMLLEIENLGLINKANLEIGKINVIVGKNSTGKSTSSKFLFSLLTAASSEGTQLANMDIHSKLLNFVLYWGTKGSQEMDDKFKQIRNSLMRHSVSSELFDDIYSNIALTLENYDFKDKELCINDLNDLFRIIKLNKDEYSRYITVFNALIESEYGSSLNRFSNAHIKFHGNYNGVEFNQDIKIGVEKRKSNISKDFLNYFNFQNVIYLDSPSILENNPRSSQYHLRVLERKLKKIKNPDEIYSDEFFKDLNDFKRRIDELIGGNFEYVHSEDVFIFKKDDETFSMENTASGLKQLATIQLLLDNNELTKNSFLILDEPEINLHPGFQVEFAEILVLAARDLNITLYINTHSPFFAEAIEAYSRYYNLIDDTNFYLTEKVDGIDKYNYNLLDNDEIIEVYDNLGNPFDIIHKIKVQADLKDDLRD, encoded by the coding sequence ATGGCTGCTGAAATGTTACTTGAAATTGAAAATTTGGGGCTGATTAATAAAGCAAATTTAGAAATTGGAAAGATAAATGTTATTGTAGGTAAAAATAGCACAGGTAAATCTACTTCAAGTAAGTTTCTATTTTCACTTCTAACAGCAGCATCTAGTGAAGGAACTCAATTGGCAAATATGGATATTCATTCAAAACTTTTAAATTTTGTTCTATATTGGGGGACTAAAGGATCACAGGAAATGGATGATAAATTTAAACAAATTAGAAATTCTTTGATGCGTCATTCTGTTTCTTCAGAGCTATTTGATGATATTTATAGTAATATTGCACTTACCTTAGAAAATTATGATTTTAAAGATAAAGAGTTGTGTATTAATGATTTAAATGATTTATTTAGAATAATTAAACTGAATAAGGATGAATATTCTAGGTATATTACAGTTTTCAATGCTCTTATTGAATCAGAGTATGGTAGTTCATTAAATAGATTTAGTAATGCTCATATTAAGTTTCATGGAAATTATAATGGTGTTGAATTTAATCAAGATATTAAAATTGGGGTTGAAAAAAGGAAAAGTAACATCAGTAAAGATTTTTTGAATTATTTTAATTTTCAAAATGTTATTTATCTTGATTCTCCTTCAATTTTAGAAAATAATCCTCGCAGTTCTCAATATCATTTGCGAGTACTTGAGAGGAAACTTAAAAAAATTAAAAATCCTGATGAAATTTATAGTGATGAATTTTTTAAAGATTTAAATGATTTTAAAAGAAGAATTGATGAGTTAATTGGGGGAAATTTTGAATATGTTCATTCAGAAGATGTATTTATATTTAAAAAAGATGATGAAACTTTTTCCATGGAAAATACTGCTTCTGGACTAAAACAATTAGCAACTATTCAACTATTGCTTGATAATAATGAATTAACAAAAAATAGTTTTTTAATTTTAGATGAACCTGAAATTAATTTACATCCTGGCTTTCAGGTAGAATTTGCAGAAATCTTAGTTTTAGCTGCTAGGGATTTGAATATTACATTATATATTAATACTCACAGTCCATTTTTTGCAGAAGCAATAGAAGCATATTCAAGATATTATAATTTAATTGATGATACCAATTTTTACTTAACAGAAAAAGTAGATGGTATTGATAAATATAATTATAATTTACTTGATAATGATGAAATAATTGAGGTTTATGATAATTTAGGAAATCCATTTGACATTATTCATAAAATTAAAGTTCAGGCAGATTTAAAAGATGATTTGAGGGATTAA
- the purC gene encoding phosphoribosylaminoimidazolesuccinocarboxamide synthase, producing the protein MDKKELINNGKVKSVYTTDDEDAVIIEFRDDMTAGDGARKEVMNKKGSYNALISTKLFKVLEENGIKTQFIDLPETNVMVAKKLDMIPIEVIVRNIATGSLIRKYPIADGTKLNPPIVQMDFKADEFHDPMLNDSIIKALGLATQEEIDELTQKALKINEILSKFLLEAGIILVDFKVEFGKDKNGEIILGDEISPDGCRLWDSETLDMLDKELFRKGKDNEVMDAYVEVYNRIIPDDEKIEL; encoded by the coding sequence ATGGATAAAAAAGAGTTAATTAATAATGGTAAAGTAAAAAGTGTATATACTACTGATGATGAAGATGCAGTTATCATTGAGTTTAGAGATGATATGACTGCAGGTGACGGTGCAAGAAAAGAAGTCATGAATAAAAAAGGTTCTTATAATGCACTTATTTCCACTAAACTTTTTAAAGTATTGGAAGAAAACGGTATTAAAACACAATTTATTGATTTGCCTGAAACTAATGTTATGGTAGCTAAAAAATTAGACATGATTCCTATTGAGGTTATTGTTAGAAATATAGCTACAGGTAGTTTAATTCGTAAATATCCAATAGCTGACGGTACTAAATTAAACCCGCCTATTGTTCAAATGGATTTTAAAGCAGATGAATTCCATGATCCTATGCTTAATGATTCTATTATTAAAGCTTTAGGATTAGCTACTCAGGAAGAAATCGATGAATTAACTCAAAAAGCATTAAAAATTAATGAAATTTTATCCAAATTCCTTTTGGAAGCCGGAATTATCTTAGTTGATTTTAAAGTTGAATTTGGTAAAGATAAAAATGGTGAAATTATTTTAGGTGATGAAATTAGCCCGGACGGATGCAGATTATGGGATAGTGAAACCTTAGATATGTTAGATAAGGAATTGTTCAGAAAAGGTAAAGATAATGAAGTTATGGATGCTTATGTAGAAGTTTATAATAGAATTATCCCTGATGATGAGAAAATAGAATTATAA
- the purS gene encoding phosphoribosylformylglycinamidine synthase subunit PurS: MIFDIEVKVSLKEGMLNPEATTIERSLALLGYDVKNAKTVDIIKFQMEGEDRESIREDVVDMCERLLCNPVIHNYKITVIPQNSACGA; the protein is encoded by the coding sequence ATGATTTTTGATATTGAAGTTAAAGTATCTCTTAAGGAAGGTATGTTAAACCCAGAAGCTACAACTATTGAAAGATCTCTTGCTTTACTTGGTTATGATGTTAAAAATGCTAAAACTGTAGACATCATTAAATTCCAAATGGAAGGGGAAGACAGGGAATCTATAAGGGAAGATGTTGTAGATATGTGTGAAAGATTACTCTGTAATCCTGTAATTCATAATTATAAAATTACTGTTATTCCGCAAAACTCTGCTTGCGGGGCTTAA
- the purQ gene encoding phosphoribosylformylglycinamidine synthase subunit PurQ, with product MKIGVIRFPGTNCDRDVARAIELAGLTPEYIWWNQEDLTDFDGIVIPGGFSYGDYLRAGAMASITPVIDGIKSLVKEEKPVLGICNGAQILGEIGLVPGVFITNENPKFNCEWVDLKVGTTRTPFTKSFKKGQTLQIPIAHAEGRFYTEDIDLLKDQDQIVLQFKDRNPNGSMEAITSVCDESGLVCAMMPHPERACEEILGSSDGLNFFKGFL from the coding sequence ATGAAAATTGGAGTAATTAGATTTCCGGGAACCAACTGTGACAGGGATGTAGCTAGAGCTATTGAACTTGCAGGATTAACTCCTGAATATATCTGGTGGAATCAGGAGGATTTAACAGATTTTGACGGTATTGTAATTCCTGGAGGATTTTCTTATGGTGATTATTTAAGAGCAGGAGCTATGGCTTCTATTACTCCTGTTATTGATGGTATTAAATCATTAGTTAAGGAAGAAAAACCTGTTTTAGGAATATGTAACGGTGCTCAGATTCTTGGTGAAATAGGTCTTGTTCCAGGTGTTTTCATAACTAATGAAAATCCTAAATTTAACTGTGAATGGGTTGATTTAAAAGTTGGAACTACCAGAACACCTTTTACCAAATCATTTAAAAAAGGTCAGACTTTACAAATTCCAATAGCTCATGCAGAAGGAAGGTTTTACACAGAGGATATTGATTTATTAAAAGATCAAGATCAGATAGTTTTACAATTTAAAGACAGAAATCCTAATGGTTCTATGGAAGCCATTACCAGTGTTTGTGATGAGTCAGGTCTTGTTTGTGCAATGATGCCTCATCCTGAACGTGCCTGTGAAGAAATATTAGGTTCTAGCGATGGATTAAACTTTTTTAAAGGATTTTTATAA
- the cobA gene encoding uroporphyrinogen-III C-methyltransferase yields MVVYLVGAGPGDADLITLKAIKALNKADVVLYDYLANDEILEHAPEDAEKIYVGKKAGEHYKTQDQINELIVKQAKENDNVVRLKGGDPFVFGRGGEEILALMENDIKFEVIPGVTSAIGAPTSLGLPVTHRAIATSVTLVTGHEDPTKKESQVKWDYTADTLVILMGIGNIKENTTEIMKYRSGDTPVCVIESGTLPDENVIFGTLENIADKKINTPAILIIGDVVSLYKDIYNY; encoded by the coding sequence ATGGTAGTTTATTTAGTGGGTGCAGGTCCGGGAGATGCTGATTTAATAACTCTTAAAGCTATAAAAGCTCTAAATAAAGCAGATGTTGTTTTATATGATTATTTGGCTAATGATGAAATTTTAGAGCATGCTCCGGAGGATGCCGAAAAAATATATGTTGGTAAAAAAGCTGGGGAACATTATAAAACACAAGATCAGATTAATGAATTGATTGTCAAACAGGCTAAAGAAAATGACAATGTGGTTCGTCTTAAAGGTGGCGATCCTTTTGTTTTTGGTCGTGGAGGAGAAGAAATATTAGCTTTAATGGAAAATGATATCAAATTTGAAGTAATCCCTGGTGTAACATCAGCTATTGGAGCACCAACATCACTTGGGCTGCCTGTAACTCATAGAGCTATAGCTACCTCTGTAACATTAGTAACTGGTCATGAAGACCCTACTAAAAAAGAAAGTCAGGTTAAGTGGGATTATACTGCTGATACATTAGTTATATTAATGGGTATAGGTAATATTAAAGAGAACACAACTGAAATCATGAAATACCGTTCTGGAGATACACCAGTCTGTGTTATAGAAAGCGGTACTCTTCCAGATGAAAATGTGATTTTTGGAACTCTTGAAAATATAGCTGATAAAAAAATTAACACTCCAGCTATTTTGATTATTGGAGATGTAGTAAGTCTTTATAAAGACATTTATAATTATTGA
- the glmS gene encoding glutamine--fructose-6-phosphate transaminase (isomerizing), which produces MCGIVGCILKNNKNAAPVLLDCISKLEYRGYDSIGIATVSDGINIKKDKGKIKEVDSKLDLADMPGHYGIAHVRWATHGDPNKINAHPHTDETESVAVVHNGIIENYLDIKSQLEEEGHVFKSDTDTEVIPHLIQKYMDKGFDLEDALRETIGIIHGAYAIAAISKNEPGKIIATRKDSPLIVGIGKDGYYLASDSPAILEYARDIIYPEKGELVIIDENEVIVKDEFDNVVEKEIETIDWTPEMAEKEGYDYFMIKEINEQATAVRNTLTEKSTIQEIIDDLGDISRICFVACGTSFHASITGKYLLESIAGIPTDVILASEFKYSANTLNEDTLVIFISQSGETADSLKALDLANKTSKTLGIVNVAGSAITRRADYVIQTQAGPEIGVAATKTYVSQLTAIYLFAALIADDEKLLEDVYKVPDFIEELLKEVDSIKAMSKKYKFARDFFFIGRGYSYPIALEGALKLKEITYIHGEGYAAGELKHGPLALIDEGIPVVVILPPGENHRKTMSNLEEVKARGADILAIGSKDDERLKLKSDDLFAINDDVNEIIAPLVYIVPLQLLAYYVAVEKGLDPDKPKNLAKCVTVE; this is translated from the coding sequence ATGTGTGGAATTGTAGGTTGCATATTAAAAAACAATAAAAATGCAGCTCCTGTTCTTTTAGATTGCATATCTAAATTAGAATATAGAGGTTATGATTCAATAGGTATCGCTACAGTTAGTGATGGTATTAACATTAAAAAAGATAAAGGAAAAATTAAAGAGGTTGATTCTAAATTAGATTTAGCTGACATGCCTGGTCATTATGGTATTGCACATGTTCGTTGGGCTACTCATGGTGATCCGAATAAAATTAATGCACATCCGCATACTGATGAAACTGAGTCAGTGGCTGTAGTTCACAATGGTATTATTGAAAATTATTTGGATATTAAATCTCAACTTGAAGAAGAAGGTCATGTATTTAAATCTGATACCGATACGGAAGTTATTCCTCATTTAATACAAAAATACATGGATAAGGGATTTGATTTGGAAGATGCCTTACGTGAAACAATTGGAATAATTCATGGGGCTTATGCAATAGCAGCTATCAGTAAAAATGAACCGGGTAAGATAATAGCTACCCGTAAAGACAGTCCTTTAATTGTTGGTATTGGTAAAGACGGATATTATCTGGCTTCTGATTCTCCAGCTATCTTGGAATATGCAAGGGATATAATTTATCCTGAAAAAGGTGAACTGGTTATTATTGATGAAAATGAAGTAATAGTTAAGGATGAATTTGACAATGTTGTAGAAAAAGAAATTGAAACTATTGACTGGACTCCAGAAATGGCTGAAAAGGAAGGTTATGACTATTTCATGATTAAAGAAATCAATGAACAGGCTACAGCAGTTAGAAACACTTTAACTGAAAAAAGTACTATTCAGGAAATTATTGATGATTTAGGGGATATTTCAAGAATCTGTTTTGTAGCATGCGGTACTTCTTTTCATGCTTCAATAACTGGTAAATATCTTTTAGAATCTATAGCTGGCATTCCAACAGATGTTATTTTAGCTTCTGAATTTAAATATTCTGCAAATACATTAAATGAAGATACTTTAGTTATTTTCATATCTCAATCTGGTGAAACAGCAGACAGTCTTAAAGCACTGGATTTGGCTAACAAAACATCTAAAACTTTAGGTATAGTTAATGTAGCAGGTTCAGCTATTACAAGACGTGCCGATTATGTGATACAAACTCAGGCAGGTCCTGAAATTGGAGTGGCTGCAACCAAGACTTATGTAAGTCAGTTAACTGCCATTTATTTATTTGCAGCATTGATAGCTGATGATGAAAAATTACTTGAAGATGTTTATAAAGTTCCTGATTTCATTGAAGAGTTATTAAAAGAAGTAGATTCAATTAAAGCAATGTCTAAAAAATATAAGTTTGCCCGTGACTTTTTCTTTATTGGAAGAGGTTATTCTTATCCGATAGCTTTGGAAGGAGCCCTAAAACTTAAGGAAATTACTTATATTCATGGTGAAGGTTATGCAGCTGGTGAACTTAAACACGGACCGCTTGCACTTATTGATGAAGGAATTCCAGTTGTTGTAATATTGCCTCCTGGAGAAAACCATAGAAAAACAATGAGTAATTTAGAAGAGGTTAAAGCCCGTGGTGCAGATATTTTAGCTATCGGTTCTAAAGATGATGAAAGATTAAAATTAAAATCTGATGATTTATTTGCTATAAATGATGATGTTAATGAAATTATCGCTCCTTTAGTGTATATTGTACCGTTGCAGTTACTTGCGTATTATGTGGCTGTTGAAAAAGGTTTGGATCCGGATAAACCTAAAAACTTAGCTAAATGTGTAACTGTGGAGTAA
- a CDS encoding Ig-like domain-containing protein — protein MFGNKMKIFLITLCFMLSVSAVNAASDAENITAVDDTETGDVDIDPPSGINNTNIVTYSKSSDTQEPIISSKDLSMYYGNGSRYEVSVYNNDGIIKYQDNAKSLVIFNINGMNYTKELVNGKASIGINLNPGNYTITTFYPYADKITTKINNIEVLSTIQANDVVKFFRNGTQYYAKFLDGSGNPLVNGNVTFNINGVFYKKQTNASGIAKLNIALLPNEYILTAIHPSGLMYGSNITVLSTVFGEDIVKFFRNGTQYYAKFLDDFGNPLVNGNVTFNINGVLYEKQTDSEGIAKLNINLLPGEYILTAMHLNSEAKSNIIKVLTTISAEDISLIENKTGTLVIKTYDGAANVSVIIDGVKYIVKTNKEGIATLNLSLSKGDHAVFSKNLNSGEEAFNTIHVEEDPALIKYYSNYGISPDGKYVMSIGRPSAAGELSKYGYKFYKSVFERICPCCGSDKLYWGIFWAGSETANWGIFPVTGLKESGSAEGHIFCAKCDADFSAIDGKNHGGGSKNLKKVTSTISSSKAEAYVLKNGQMLYLAL, from the coding sequence ATGTTTGGTAATAAAATGAAAATATTTTTAATAACGCTTTGTTTCATGTTGTCTGTATCTGCAGTTAATGCAGCTTCAGATGCTGAAAATATAACAGCAGTTGATGATACTGAAACAGGTGATGTGGATATTGATCCTCCATCGGGGATTAATAATACGAATATTGTAACTTATTCCAAATCTTCAGATACTCAAGAACCGATTATTTCCAGCAAAGATTTATCAATGTATTATGGAAATGGAAGCAGGTATGAAGTATCTGTATATAATAATGATGGAATTATAAAATATCAGGACAATGCTAAATCTTTAGTAATTTTTAATATTAATGGTATGAATTACACAAAAGAATTAGTAAACGGTAAAGCTTCTATTGGAATTAATTTAAATCCTGGAAATTACACAATAACTACATTTTATCCTTATGCAGATAAAATAACTACTAAAATTAATAATATTGAAGTATTATCAACTATTCAAGCTAATGATGTTGTTAAATTCTTCAGAAATGGTACTCAGTATTATGCTAAGTTTTTAGATGGTTCAGGTAATCCTTTAGTTAATGGTAATGTTACTTTTAATATTAATGGTGTTTTCTATAAAAAACAAACTAATGCAAGCGGTATAGCTAAATTAAACATTGCATTACTTCCAAATGAATATATATTAACTGCAATTCATCCAAGTGGTTTGATGTATGGAAGCAATATCACTGTATTGTCTACTGTTTTTGGTGAAGATATTGTTAAATTCTTCAGGAATGGTACTCAGTATTATGCTAAGTTTTTAGATGATTTTGGCAATCCTTTAGTTAATGGTAATGTTACTTTTAATATTAATGGAGTGCTTTATGAAAAACAAACAGATTCTGAAGGTATAGCTAAATTAAATATTAATTTGCTTCCGGGAGAGTATATTTTAACTGCTATGCATTTAAATAGTGAAGCAAAATCAAATATTATTAAAGTATTAACTACTATTTCAGCTGAGGATATTTCATTAATTGAAAATAAAACTGGAACATTAGTAATTAAAACTTATGATGGTGCAGCTAATGTATCAGTAATAATTGATGGTGTTAAATATATTGTTAAAACCAATAAAGAAGGTATTGCTACTTTAAATCTTTCTTTATCAAAAGGAGATCATGCTGTATTTTCTAAAAACTTAAATTCAGGAGAAGAAGCATTTAATACAATTCATGTAGAAGAAGACCCTGCTTTAATTAAATACTACAGCAATTATGGTATCTCTCCTGATGGGAAATATGTCATGTCTATTGGAAGGCCTTCAGCTGCTGGAGAATTAAGTAAATATGGTTATAAATTCTATAAATCAGTATTTGAAAGGATATGTCCATGTTGTGGAAGTGACAAACTTTACTGGGGAATATTCTGGGCAGGCAGTGAAACAGCAAATTGGGGAATTTTCCCAGTTACCGGTTTAAAAGAATCCGGAAGTGCAGAAGGCCATATATTCTGTGCTAAATGTGATGCCGATTTCTCAGCTATTGATGGTAAAAATCATGGCGGAGGTTCTAAAAATCTGAAAAAAGTTACTTCAACTATTAGTTCATCTAAAGCTGAAGCATATGTATTAAAAAATGGACAGATGCTTTATTTGGCATTATAA
- a CDS encoding MnmC family methyltransferase: MSYEKNARVINDDIFDLINSCFEKERNSRNINSRCNFFDEYKDYFVLTDDGSYSIKSKEINHKVETLHTSTGAISESFEKFIKPMKFNYNEDIAILDICAGLGYNSSAAIADFIKNSSDSNLQIDMVEISKATLACGLLVPSPIPEHDITKKAIENELIKKDYASISYEKCEIPENIDINVYIEDARQTIQNLEDNYYDAIFLDPFSQNMAPELFSLDFFRQFRRVIKDNGIIATYTSSAPVRAGFIESGFHVGQGPIFGRKQGGTLASPNPEVLDKSLPKNDEIRIALSDVGIPFRDPNLNNNSDFILDKRSEVRHNARHNTKISSAVKTPIFLTKKMDDEKLKRRVERNLAKMNIPSTTSKEAFYILECEENYKEKQDLKNNSRNRILDMIKKLEKVKNGDYNAK; encoded by the coding sequence ATGAGTTATGAAAAAAATGCTAGAGTAATTAACGATGATATTTTTGATTTAATCAACAGCTGTTTTGAAAAAGAAAGAAATAGCAGAAATATTAATTCAAGATGTAATTTTTTTGATGAATACAAGGATTATTTTGTTTTAACTGATGATGGATCATATTCTATTAAATCAAAAGAGATAAATCACAAAGTTGAAACCCTACATACATCTACTGGTGCAATAAGTGAATCATTTGAAAAATTTATTAAACCTATGAAATTTAATTATAATGAAGACATAGCTATTTTAGATATTTGTGCAGGACTTGGATATAATTCATCTGCAGCAATAGCTGATTTTATTAAAAACAGCTCTGATTCTAATTTACAAATAGATATGGTTGAAATTTCAAAAGCTACTCTTGCATGTGGTCTTTTAGTTCCCTCACCCATTCCAGAACATGACATTACAAAAAAGGCTATTGAAAATGAATTAATAAAAAAGGATTATGCCAGCATCAGCTATGAAAAATGCGAAATTCCTGAAAATATTGATATTAATGTTTATATTGAAGATGCAAGACAAACTATTCAAAATTTAGAAGATAACTATTACGATGCAATATTTTTAGATCCATTTAGTCAAAATATGGCTCCAGAATTGTTTTCTCTAGATTTTTTCAGACAGTTCAGACGTGTAATTAAAGACAACGGCATAATAGCTACTTACACTTCTTCTGCACCAGTTAGAGCAGGTTTTATAGAATCAGGATTTCATGTTGGACAAGGTCCTATTTTTGGAAGAAAACAAGGTGGAACCTTAGCCAGTCCAAATCCGGAAGTTCTAGATAAATCCCTTCCAAAAAACGATGAAATTAGAATAGCTTTATCAGATGTAGGCATCCCATTTAGAGATCCTAATCTAAACAATAATAGTGATTTTATTTTAGATAAACGAAGTGAAGTCAGACATAATGCACGACATAACACTAAAATATCTTCTGCTGTTAAAACACCAATCTTTTTAACTAAAAAAATGGATGATGAAAAATTAAAAAGACGTGTTGAACGTAACTTAGCTAAAATGAACATTCCATCAACTACATCCAAAGAAGCTTTCTATATTTTGGAATGTGAAGAAAATTATAAAGAAAAACAGGATTTAAAAAACAATTCAAGAAACAGAATACTTGATATGATTAAAAAATTAGAAAAAGTAAAAAATGGAGATTATAATGCCAAATAA
- a CDS encoding acyltransferase, producing the protein MEFFNFNVSKNRIYWVDWLKTIAILAVLLLHCSSKYLLPECVFQPNWYWGVFFESISRFGVPLFIMVSGFLILRKDQPISSVPRRIKRILIPFIFWLVIYVIAKFVMINHSFDLFQFGYFLIQAFLDPTIASIEFWFVYMILGLYVFSPIITTWLHNAEIYEIEYFLIVWALFSFVGFSNVDFLLYDYLKYFTGSIGYFILGYYLYIKQKSILKNRNFGLLLFVAGTLVSFLGTILSSMAIGGQSLLFFNLGDVTPNACLQAIGIFIMVSNTDWEKYSKSINNAAVCFGIGSYGVYLANVLFINILDKIISFDIMRNAALTIILEWIIVFIVCNIFIRLMSKIPVLDKFSGI; encoded by the coding sequence TTGGAATTTTTTAATTTTAATGTTAGTAAAAATCGCATATATTGGGTTGATTGGTTGAAAACTATTGCAATACTTGCTGTATTGTTATTGCACTGTTCTTCAAAATATTTACTTCCGGAATGTGTGTTTCAGCCAAATTGGTATTGGGGAGTATTTTTTGAATCAATTTCCAGATTTGGTGTTCCTTTATTTATCATGGTTTCAGGATTTCTTATTTTAAGAAAAGACCAACCAATTTCATCTGTTCCTCGAAGAATTAAACGGATTTTAATTCCTTTTATTTTTTGGCTGGTAATTTATGTAATAGCTAAATTTGTAATGATTAACCATTCATTTGATTTATTTCAATTTGGATACTTTTTAATTCAAGCATTTTTAGACCCTACTATTGCTTCAATTGAATTCTGGTTTGTTTACATGATTTTAGGACTCTATGTATTTTCACCAATTATTACTACATGGCTGCATAATGCTGAAATTTATGAAATTGAATATTTTTTAATTGTATGGGCTTTATTTTCCTTTGTAGGATTTTCAAATGTGGATTTTTTATTGTATGATTATTTAAAATATTTCACAGGAAGTATTGGTTATTTTATATTGGGATATTATTTGTATATTAAACAGAAATCTATTTTAAAAAATAGAAATTTCGGACTATTGCTGTTTGTAGCTGGAACTTTAGTGTCATTTTTAGGAACAATATTGTCTTCTATGGCTATTGGGGGACAATCTTTATTATTCTTTAATTTAGGTGATGTAACTCCAAATGCCTGTCTTCAGGCTATTGGTATATTTATAATGGTATCAAACACAGATTGGGAAAAATATTCCAAATCAATTAATAATGCCGCTGTTTGTTTTGGTATTGGAAGTTATGGAGTTTATTTAGCTAATGTTTTATTTATCAATATTTTAGATAAAATTATTTCATTTGATATTATGAGAAATGCTGCATTAACTATAATTTTAGAATGGATTATCGTATTTATAGTATGTAATATTTTCATCAGACTGATGAGTAAAATTCCGGTTTTAGACAAATTTTCCGGAATTTAA